The following nucleotide sequence is from Nitratidesulfovibrio termitidis HI1.
CTTCCACCTGCAACGGGTCCATGATGAAGTCCTTGCGCAGCAGGGGTACAGTCGGAGCGACTGCCGCCATGCGTTCCAGATAGGCCAGGTCACCGCCGAAGTACTGTTCCTCGGTCAGCACCGAGATGGCCGTGGCCCCTGCGGAAGTATAGGCCGTGGCTGCGTCCTCCGGCGACACGCCCGTCTCGATGACCCCGCGCGAGGGCGAGGCGCGTTTGTACTCGGCGATGACCGACACCGGCGCACCCCGGTACCCCGTGCGATCCTGCAACGCCCGCAGGAAGTCCGGGCGCGGGGTGCCGCCGGAACCTGTCCCGACCGTTCCTGCAAGCAGCGGCGCGGGCAGCCCGCCGACAGCGGCCAGCTTGCGCAGCCGGTCCAGTTCCGGCTGCTTGGCTATGCGAAAGCGATCAAGCATGCAGCACCTTCCCCCCTGCCCCGGCTGCCAGCGCCAGCCGCGCTGCGGCCATGGCGTCGGGCAGGGCCAGACCCGGCTCCAGCAGGTGCAGGGCCATGCCCACGTTCAGCACCAGCATGTCGCGCATGGGGGCGGGACCGCCGCCGGACAGCAGTTCGCGCAGCACGCGCACGGCGGTGTCGCGGTCGGGCACGGCCAGTTCTTCGGGGGTGCAGGGCGCGATGCCGTAGTCCGCCGGGTCCACGCTGATTTCCGTGAGCGAGCCGTGGCCTTCGCCGTCGCCCTCCAGCAGCATGATGTGCGCGGGGCCCATGGGCGTCAGTTCATCATAGCCGCCCGCGCCATGCACCACCGCCGCCCGGCGCACGCCGGTCAGCAGCAGGGTCCGGGCCATCAGCGGCAGCAGTTCGGCGCGGGCCACGCCCAGCAGCATGTGGCTGGGACGGGCCGGGTTGAGCAGCGGCCCCAGCAGGTTGAACAGGGTGCGCACGCCCAGTTCGCGCCGGATGGGCATGACGTTGCGGAACGTTGGGTGGAAGCGCGGCGCGAACAGGAAGGCGAAGTTGCGCTGTGCCACCAGCGCGCGCACGTCGTCCGGGTCCAGTTCCAGCGGCAGGCCCAGGCCCTCCACCGCGTCCGCCGCCCCGCACGAGGACGACACCGCGCGGTTGCCGTGCTTGACCACCCGATGGCCCATGCCCGCCAGGGTCAGCGCCGTGGCCGTGGAGCAGTTGAAGGACGAGCGGCCATCGCCGCCGGTGCCCACGATGTCGATGGTGGGGCCGTCAATGCCGGTCACCCGCACGGCGCGGGCCAGCGCGGCGCGCACCGCCTCGGTGAGTTCCTGCGGGGTCTCGCCCTTCATGCGCAGCCCCATCAGGAACGAACCCGCCTGCGCGCAGGTCATCTCGCCGTCCATCAGGCGCGAGAACCCGGCCTCGGCCAGCTCCGGCGCAAGATCAACGCCCGTGGCCAGTGTTTCCAGTATGGTGGAA
It contains:
- the trpD gene encoding anthranilate phosphoribosyltransferase, whose translation is MQTATSTILETLATGVDLAPELAEAGFSRLMDGEMTCAQAGSFLMGLRMKGETPQELTEAVRAALARAVRVTGIDGPTIDIVGTGGDGRSSFNCSTATALTLAGMGHRVVKHGNRAVSSSCGAADAVEGLGLPLELDPDDVRALVAQRNFAFLFAPRFHPTFRNVMPIRRELGVRTLFNLLGPLLNPARPSHMLLGVARAELLPLMARTLLLTGVRRAAVVHGAGGYDELTPMGPAHIMLLEGDGEGHGSLTEISVDPADYGIAPCTPEELAVPDRDTAVRVLRELLSGGGPAPMRDMLVLNVGMALHLLEPGLALPDAMAAARLALAAGAGGKVLHA